DNA sequence from the Betaproteobacteria bacterium genome:
TTCGCTGCTTGCCGTCGATGGTCCGGAGCGCGGACAGGTCGAAGGCTTGCGCGAGCACTTGATCCATGAGGCTGGCGCATGCACGCTGCATCTGCCGGCTGCGATCGGCGCCTATACCGATTTTTTCGCGGGCATCGAGCACGCGGCCAACGGTGGGCGGCGGCGCGGGCAGAACCCGCCGCTCGCGCCGAACTACAAGTACGTGCCTGTTGCCTACCACAGCCGTGCCTCGAGCATCCGGCCGTCGGCGACGCCATTGCGCCGGCCGCGCGGTCAACGGCTTCTGGGCGATTCGCAGATACCGCAGTTCGGCCCGTCCACCAAGCTCGATTTCGAATTGGAGCTTGGCATCTGGGCAGGCCCCGGCAACGACCTGGGCGAGCCGATACCGATCGGCCGTGCCGGCGAGCATGTCGCTGGTCTCGGACTGCTGAACGATTGGTCGGCGCGCGACATCCAGCGCTGGGAGTCCGCGCCGCTGGGACCGTTCCTGTCCAAGAATTTCGGCACGACGATCTCGCCGTGGATCGTGACGGCCGAAGCGCTGGCGCCGTTTCGCATCGCCCAGCCGCCGCGTCCCGCAGGCGATCCTCGGCCGCTCGATTACCTTTGGGACGACGAAGATCAGCGTGCAGGCGCGTTCGACATCGATCTGGAAGTTCTGATCTCGACCGAAGCGATGCGGGCCAAGGGCATACCGCCGCTGCGCGTATCGCGCAGC
Encoded proteins:
- the fahA gene encoding fumarylacetoacetase; this encodes MPIALDETHDPKRTSWLESAQGHSEFPLQNLPLGVFSRASSELRAGVAVGDSIFDIAAALEAGLFTGEAKRAAEAASGGALNALLALGPASRIALRRRVSSLLAVDGPERGQVEGLREHLIHEAGACTLHLPAAIGAYTDFFAGIEHAANGGRRRGQNPPLAPNYKYVPVAYHSRASSIRPSATPLRRPRGQRLLGDSQIPQFGPSTKLDFELELGIWAGPGNDLGEPIPIGRAGEHVAGLGLLNDWSARDIQRWESAPLGPFLSKNFGTTISPWIVTAEALAPFRIAQPPRPAGDPRPLDYLWDDEDQRAGAFDIDLEVLISTEAMRAKGIPPLRVSRSNTRHLYWTKKCGLTVVAADGHRRPAWHPRLFRGLHESLPRLHIPAPALPMNTNP